The DNA region CGATGttattaatacttatataGGTACTACGTGTAGTTGAACAAATGACAGATTAAATTGACCTGTAAACTGCAAAATAGCAAAATACTTGAATCGAATAAGAATGTgcatgtgttttttttttctttattaaaatatatgtatacatatatatataatgaaactaATGTATGTAAacatctctttatatataactatatatatattcgttgtaTTGCATGTTTTCTTTATCGTGATGATTCATAAAACTTTTCAAGGTATTCAATACAAAACTTGAAGAGTCTTAAATTAGATAAACAGGAAATTTATGGCCAATTCATATCGTGATAAATTCTAGTATGTACGATAAGAATTCATCAAGAGGTTAGGATTAAGACGaattaaaactattattttctaagatTTCTTAGTAATAGTTCTTGTATAGTTGTTTCTCTAtaatcatttgtttatttatttattttgaaatattcatttagaacgaaattaaaaaattattcaataatgtTGGACGAAGAAATTGATTGTTTGGAATGCGACAAGTTAATTTTTATAGGGTCAtgtcatacacacacacataattaCATATCGTAAATTGTTACACACTGTTAAAATACACAGAAATGTCTAATTACGTATAAACTGGTTCACGTTTCTCTCACTTGTCTAtctatcatcattatcatgatatatatttactccTATGCATACTCGTTTTTTATAGACGAGAAAACAATATCGAAAAACAGTATAAACACTGCTTCATTTCTCTCAgtaccattttttttcttcacttaaCGCGCGCAAGTCTCGATATGGGACAAACGAAATTTTCAGAAAAGCGCCATTTCAgcaattaaatgtttttagcttcaaaaatgtataattcTTTCGTAAAGTGATAACTATGTAACAATTAGGGTAAAAAAATGTTCACTTATGAAAGTGACCACGATATAGTTCGTATGGCTTTGAAAAGATAACCGCGTTAAAACTATGCGTCATTCTCTTTGCAGGTTAGAGAATCCTTACATGCAAGTGTTATATATTGCATTAACAAATAGGGAAAACATTTAaatagtcatatatatatatatatatatatatatatatatatatatatatatatatatatatatattagtaaagTAGGTAAAATCATGTtcatttaatatgatataGATAACTTTAActgtgtattttatattaaaggaTAAAGATCAAGATACCAAAATGTGGTTAACGACAGCTGAAGCAGCTAGCCTTGGTGCAGAAGAGGTAGCAGCTAGATTGCACGTCGATGTAAGGACAGGACTTTGGTGGCAAGAAGCTGATCAAAGGAGGCAATTAGTTGGTTTTAATGAACTTACTGTTAAGGAAGAGGAACCTAcatggaaaaaatatatcgaacaaGTATATTTGCATTCTTTCgcattgtttattatattttttatagtttcAAGAACAATTTTTTAGAATTCTATGAGTTTATATGCTCATTTGtttatgtgttttttttttttttgcagttTAAAAATCCATTGATTCTTTTATTGCTTGCATCTGCCTTGGTCAGTGTTTGTATGAAGCAATTTGATGATGCTGTCAGTATTACAGTGGTAAATATCAAATTGatatacaaaatatgtatttctGTTAAAAAGCATgttgatatttcattatattttccttttaggCTATTATAATAGTCGTAACTGTTGCATTTGTACAAGAATATCGTTCTGAAAAATCTTtggaagaattaaataaactaGTACCACCTACTTGTCACTggtaaataataaagtatctaATAAAAACCAAAATTAATAGATTCTTCTCATATCTTATCTTTtcaattgttttcattttcagTTTACGGGAGGGGCAAATAGAAACATTTCTTGCTCGTAAGTTAGTTCCTGGAGATGTagtctatttaaatattggtGATAGAGTACCTGCAGATATCAGAATATTTGAAGCTATAGATTTGGCTATCGATGAAAGCAGTTTCACTGGAGAAACTGAGCCAGCTCAAAAATCAACAGCTCCTTTGCTTAAAACAAATGGATTaacttcaaagaaaaatattgcttTCATGGGAACGTTAGTACGTTGTGGAAATGGAAAAGTAAGTGAAAGgacttaaaaataaatcattatttagattttaaagtgtattctattattaattatacatctTATATCTTAGGGAATAGTAGTAAATACAGGAGAAAAGAGTGAGTTTGGCGAAGTGTTTGCAATGATGCAAGCGGAAGAAGCACCGAAAACTCCATTGCAAAGGAGTATGGACATTTTGGGTACACAATTATCATTCTACTCATTCTGCATCATTGGTATTATTATGCTTCTTGGCTGGATCCAAGGAAAGGCAGTATTAGAAATGTTTACAATTAGCGTCAGTTTAGCAGTAGCAGCTATACCCGAAGGCTTACCTATTGTTGTTACTGTAACACTCGCGTTAGGTGTTATGAGAATGGCAAAGAGGAAAgctattgttaaaaaattaccGACTGTTGAAACACTTGGTaagatcgtttatttttaacttattaTGTTTGTTCAATCATATTTCTGATGCCATTATCTCTTTAACTATgtgtgtttattttatttcattatacagGATGCGTAAATGTGATATGCTCGGATAAAACTGGTACCATCACCAAAAATGAGATGACTGCTACGATTCTCGTAACATCAGAGGGATATATAGCTGATATTACTGGAGctggttataacgataaaggtGAAGTGCGGATAAGGAAGTGCGACAATGCTGAACTTGCACGTACTGCAATTAGTCATATGTTAGAAGTAGGATGCGCGTGTAATAATGCCGTAATACAAAATGACACTTTACTTGGCCAGCCAACTGAAGGTGCTTTATTAGCTTTGTCAATGAAATTTGGAATGTATGGTTGTGCTGAAAAGTATTTGCGCCTCCAAGAATATCCATTTTCTTCTGAACAAAAGATGATGGCTGTTAAATGTGCACCAAAATATGATGAAGTAAGTACAAATCTTCAAAGacataattgtttattttcgatctgcaatttcaatttctgaattttcatattttagaataagcaggaaatatattttgtaaaaggaGCTATGGAAAAGATTTTGCCACAATGCACAAAATATTATGCAAATGGTCAGGAATTTCCTTTGAATCAAAAGAAAGATCAAGAATTTTTAACAGAAGCCTATGATATTGGTCAACAAGGGCTGAGAGGTGCTGTTTAATAAGTATGACAATACAGGATATCGAGATTTCTTTCTTGCTATTGCTCATATACTGTCATATGTATGTTTTTAGTAATCGGTCTTGCGCGTGGTTCTTCCCTACAAGATCTTGTCTATGTTGGACTTGTGGGTATATGTGATCCACCGAGACCACATGTTCGTGAATCAATTGCAACTCTGATGAACAGTGGTGTAAAAGTTAAGATGGTTACGGGTGATGCTAAAGAAACTGCAGTTGCTATTggtatactttttttataacaagattttctttttctagtttaattgttttttaaataactttttgaTGATATTATTACAGCGAGTATGATTGGTCTAGACACCCTTCATTCACGTCTGATGTCTGGTGATGAGATCGATTCAATGTCTGAGCATCAGTTAGAACAATTAATAGAAAACGTTAGTGTCTTTTATCGAGTTACACCTAAACATAAATTATGTATTGTAAAGGCATTACAACGA from Vespa velutina chromosome 3, iVesVel2.1, whole genome shotgun sequence includes:
- the LOC124947906 gene encoding calcium-transporting ATPase type 2C member 1, coding for MKDTSSTKYEQFFDDATLEIPPDKEPKEQQHNVDLNGEDKDQDTKMWLTTAEAASLGAEEVAARLHVDVRTGLWWQEADQRRQLVGFNELTVKEEEPTWKKYIEQFKNPLILLLLASALVSVCMKQFDDAVSITVAIIIVVTVAFVQEYRSEKSLEELNKLVPPTCHCLREGQIETFLARKLVPGDVVYLNIGDRVPADIRIFEAIDLAIDESSFTGETEPAQKSTAPLLKTNGLTSKKNIAFMGTLVRCGNGKGIVVNTGEKSEFGEVFAMMQAEEAPKTPLQRSMDILGTQLSFYSFCIIGIIMLLGWIQGKAVLEMFTISVSLAVAAIPEGLPIVVTVTLALGVMRMAKRKAIVKKLPTVETLGCVNVICSDKTGTITKNEMTATILVTSEGYIADITGAGYNDKGEVRIRKCDNAELARTAISHMLEVGCACNNAVIQNDTLLGQPTEGALLALSMKFGMYGCAEKYLRLQEYPFSSEQKMMAVKCAPKYDENKQEIYFVKGAMEKILPQCTKYYANGQEFPLNQKKDQEFLTEAYDIGQQGLRVIGLARGSSLQDLVYVGLVGICDPPRPHVRESIATLMNSGVKVKMVTGDAKETAVAIASMIGLDTLHSRLMSGDEIDSMSEHQLEQLIENVSVFYRVTPKHKLCIVKALQREGNIVGMTGDGVNDGVALKKADIGIAMGKNGTDVCKEAADMILVDDDFGTIIAAIEEGKGIFHNIRNFVRFQLSTSIAALSLIALATLMGVPNPLNAMQILWINIIMDGPPAQSLGVEPVDKDVLKQKPRNIKEPMITKHLIINVLLSAFIIIAGTAWVYKREMTSDGHTARDTTMTFTCFVFFDMFNALSCRSQKKSIFTIGLWSNKMFLVAVTLSVIGQMLVIYFPPLQRVFQTEALTANDILFLVALTSSVFVISEIKKFLERLLQRRRAGGQYYIKSEMDFV